From the genome of Spirosomataceae bacterium TFI 002, one region includes:
- a CDS encoding phosphoribosylformylglycinamidine cyclo-ligase, with translation MTDRYMQRGVSASKEDVHKAIEKLDKGLFPKAFCKISPDTLGGDAAYCNIMHADGAGTKTSLAYLYWKETGDLSVWKGIAQDSIIMNTDDLLCVGATGPILMSSSIDRNKMKIPGEVISALINGAEEVLEMLRSHGFEIHSTGGETADVGDLVRTITVNTTVIGRMKRADVISNDNIKPGDVIVGMASYGQATYETEYNGGMGSNGLTSARHDVLDKLYTKKYPESYDSEIHSSLIYSGTKNLKDTVKLPNGESISIGKLILSPTRTYAPVIKKALEKMRANIHGMVHCSGGAQTKILHFIEGLHIVKNNMLPIPPLFNLIQKESGTSWQEMYKVFNMGHRMEVYLPKEKAQELIDISTSFGIEAQVIGHVEAADSKKVTVSSEHGVFEYE, from the coding sequence ATGACAGATCGCTACATGCAGCGAGGTGTATCGGCCTCCAAAGAAGATGTTCACAAAGCCATAGAAAAGCTCGACAAGGGGCTATTCCCAAAAGCCTTTTGCAAGATTTCACCCGATACCCTAGGCGGAGATGCCGCATACTGCAATATTATGCACGCCGATGGGGCTGGTACTAAGACTTCTCTTGCTTATCTATATTGGAAAGAAACTGGTGATCTCAGTGTATGGAAAGGTATTGCTCAAGACAGCATTATCATGAATACGGATGACCTCCTTTGTGTGGGAGCTACGGGCCCTATTTTAATGTCTTCCTCTATAGATCGTAATAAAATGAAGATCCCTGGCGAAGTAATTTCGGCATTGATCAATGGTGCAGAAGAAGTACTTGAAATGCTTCGCTCACACGGTTTTGAGATACATTCTACTGGTGGTGAAACCGCAGATGTAGGAGATTTGGTGAGAACAATTACCGTTAACACAACTGTAATTGGTCGCATGAAAAGAGCTGATGTAATCTCAAATGATAACATAAAACCTGGCGATGTTATCGTGGGAATGGCGTCTTACGGTCAGGCAACATACGAAACTGAGTACAATGGAGGAATGGGCAGCAATGGTCTTACCAGTGCTCGTCACGACGTATTAGATAAACTTTATACCAAAAAATATCCTGAAAGCTACGATAGTGAAATCCATAGTTCTCTGATTTATTCGGGAACAAAAAACCTGAAGGATACAGTAAAGTTACCAAATGGCGAAAGCATAAGCATAGGGAAACTTATTCTGTCCCCTACCCGCACCTATGCTCCCGTAATTAAAAAAGCACTTGAGAAAATGCGTGCCAATATTCATGGAATGGTTCATTGCAGTGGTGGTGCACAAACAAAGATTCTTCACTTTATAGAAGGCTTACATATCGTCAAAAACAACATGTTGCCTATACCTCCACTTTTTAATTTGATCCAAAAAGAAAGCGGAACGAGCTGGCAAGAGATGTACAAAGTTTTCAATATGGGTCATCGCATGGAAGTTTATTTACCAAAAGAAAAAGCTCAAGAGCTGATCGATATTTCTACGTCATTTGGAATAGAAGCACAAGTTATTGGTCATGTGGAAGCGGCTGATTCCAAGAAGGTCACTGTAAGTTCGGAGCATGGAGTGTTTGAGTATGAGTGA
- a CDS encoding F5/8 type C domain-containing protein, whose protein sequence is MKKLLLLSSLILLCAYSNTNAQCVGTAGQIKWSYWGDFGFTPDSLELSALENFPSRPDGSRKIGYTSTPENYADYMASFMRGFIKVPTTATYRFNVTGDDRVQFYLSNGQNINNLNLMARVPSYTGKYEHTDTTIQTSNFVTLTAGQYYYFELFHFEGTGGDRADLFWQKNTDPPTQWTVIDFNYLSEYACEQSCPERGTACDDGNPLTQNDQEDGFCNCVGKVPTTNNCIGERGKAEAYYFDNIPGSYVENDLLNAPKFPLLPDRKEVLKGAYGPLERSYSNINEYGSLVQGYLTVPVTGTYEFNLTGDDQTILYISSDESVANKQVHQAAALWGVNYTEHNRFSFQTIGPLTLEKGKYYYYEIRHKESGWRDHFNLHWKTPFHEKRGWKRIPSFYLYDYSCELSCIAQNTPCDDGNAFTNNDKYNGNCECVGTPCSGPDCDDSSARYSFLDECAPTNSVNTLEEFSWESCSAGAANPNPARGGLTKWVKYDFGKRYKFDGSRIWNYNVTGETDKGFKTVVVDYSQDGTTWTQLGGNYTWPIASGSSDYGGFNGPNFNQKLARYVLVSAVANWGDPSCAGFSKLTLDGTLCDPKDTPCDDKDPLTTYDKFDDNCNCRGVDINCGSDTLQLDQITLASGAYKAKMRLRTESLVPASNNISFSAGNSIVMLPGFKSENTAVFSAKIEDCIQAAFVANEKSNEIQDLGKKSLIDEETVNEKVKKVIFRVNEPSQVKLTLLNGKGETLVTILDHYFQNLGTQIKYIPTQRLADGTYTIELQIGNDTVKENFVVGDDGKK, encoded by the coding sequence ATGAAGAAACTACTACTTTTAAGCTCCTTGATATTATTATGTGCCTATTCAAATACGAATGCACAATGTGTAGGTACAGCTGGACAAATAAAATGGAGCTATTGGGGTGACTTTGGATTTACTCCTGATAGCTTGGAGCTTTCTGCCCTAGAAAATTTCCCTTCTCGACCAGACGGCTCAAGAAAAATAGGCTATACAAGTACTCCTGAAAATTATGCTGATTATATGGCGTCTTTTATGCGAGGATTTATAAAAGTACCCACTACGGCAACTTATAGATTTAATGTTACTGGTGATGATAGAGTACAGTTTTACCTCAGTAATGGACAAAACATTAACAACTTAAACTTAATGGCTAGGGTGCCTTCATACACTGGAAAATATGAACACACCGATACCACTATTCAAACATCCAATTTTGTAACTCTTACCGCAGGACAGTATTACTACTTCGAATTGTTTCATTTTGAAGGAACAGGTGGCGATAGAGCAGACCTTTTTTGGCAAAAAAACACCGACCCTCCTACACAATGGACCGTGATCGACTTCAATTATTTGTCCGAATATGCATGTGAACAGTCTTGCCCTGAGCGTGGAACTGCATGCGATGACGGGAACCCTTTGACCCAAAATGATCAAGAAGATGGCTTTTGTAATTGTGTAGGCAAAGTACCTACCACCAACAATTGTATAGGTGAAAGAGGGAAAGCAGAAGCCTATTATTTCGACAATATACCTGGATCTTATGTAGAAAATGACCTTTTAAATGCTCCCAAGTTTCCACTTTTGCCTGATAGAAAAGAAGTCCTCAAAGGAGCATACGGGCCACTAGAGAGAAGCTATAGTAACATAAATGAATACGGGAGTTTGGTACAAGGGTATTTGACCGTACCTGTAACAGGAACCTATGAATTTAACTTGACTGGCGACGATCAAACCATTCTCTATATAAGTAGTGACGAAAGTGTAGCTAATAAACAAGTTCACCAAGCTGCTGCACTATGGGGAGTTAATTACACCGAACACAATAGGTTCAGCTTCCAAACCATAGGACCATTGACTTTGGAAAAAGGCAAATATTATTATTACGAAATTCGCCATAAAGAAAGCGGTTGGAGAGACCATTTTAACCTTCATTGGAAAACTCCTTTTCACGAAAAAAGAGGTTGGAAACGAATTCCGTCATTCTATTTGTATGATTACAGTTGTGAGCTTTCTTGTATTGCACAAAACACGCCTTGTGACGATGGAAACGCATTTACCAATAATGACAAATACAACGGCAACTGCGAATGCGTGGGAACTCCATGCTCAGGCCCAGATTGTGACGACTCATCTGCCAGGTATTCGTTCTTAGATGAATGTGCTCCTACCAATAGCGTAAATACACTAGAGGAGTTTTCATGGGAATCATGTTCAGCAGGAGCAGCAAACCCAAACCCAGCCAGGGGTGGCTTGACCAAATGGGTCAAATACGATTTTGGTAAAAGATATAAATTCGATGGTTCGAGAATTTGGAACTACAATGTAACTGGTGAAACAGATAAAGGCTTTAAAACAGTAGTAGTTGACTACTCTCAAGATGGAACCACTTGGACACAATTAGGTGGAAACTATACTTGGCCAATAGCATCAGGAAGTTCAGATTACGGCGGATTCAATGGGCCAAACTTTAACCAAAAACTAGCCAGATACGTTTTGGTTTCTGCAGTAGCAAACTGGGGAGATCCTTCTTGTGCTGGTTTCAGTAAGTTGACACTAGACGGAACACTTTGCGACCCTAAAGACACGCCCTGCGACGATAAAGATCCGCTTACTACCTACGACAAATTCGATGACAACTGTAATTGTAGAGGGGTTGATATCAACTGCGGAAGCGATACACTTCAGCTTGATCAAATTACACTTGCCAGTGGTGCTTACAAGGCTAAAATGCGATTACGTACAGAAAGCCTTGTGCCAGCCAGCAATAATATTTCTTTCTCTGCTGGTAATAGCATTGTAATGCTCCCTGGTTTCAAATCTGAAAACACGGCTGTATTCTCTGCCAAGATTGAAGACTGTATCCAAGCAGCTTTTGTGGCCAATGAGAAAAGTAATGAAATTCAAGATTTGGGTAAAAAATCCTTGATCGATGAAGAAACGGTAAACGAAAAGGTCAAGAAAGTAATATTCCGAGTGAATGAGCCTTCGCAGGTTAAACTAACTTTGCTAAATGGAAAAGGAGAAACATTGGTAACAATTTTGGATCATTATTTCCAAAATCTAGGAACTCAGATAAAGTATATTCCTACTCAGCGACTTGCTGATGGTACTTATACTATTGAGTTACAAATAGGCAATGATACCGTTAAGGAAAACTTTGTCGTTGGTGATGATGGGAAGAAATAG
- a CDS encoding REP element-mobilizing transposase RayT, whose protein sequence is MANTYSQIHIHFVFAVKYRRALIDPSWEVELHKYIAGIIQAEHEHKLLAINGMPDHIHILIGMRPIQSVSDLMKEVKECSSRWINKKGFTNGKFNWQGGFGAFSLGKKDVPKAIAYILNQKEHHARKTTMEEYIEFLKFHEIDYDERYVFHEPL, encoded by the coding sequence ATGGCAAATACCTACTCTCAAATTCATATTCACTTTGTTTTCGCTGTGAAGTATAGAAGGGCACTTATAGATCCATCTTGGGAAGTAGAACTACATAAATATATTGCAGGAATCATACAAGCAGAACATGAACACAAATTACTAGCTATCAACGGCATGCCCGATCATATTCATATACTTATTGGCATGAGACCGATACAATCTGTTTCAGACTTGATGAAAGAGGTGAAAGAATGTTCAAGTCGATGGATAAACAAAAAAGGCTTTACTAACGGAAAGTTCAATTGGCAAGGAGGATTCGGAGCATTCTCGCTGGGCAAAAAAGATGTTCCAAAGGCTATCGCCTACATACTCAACCAAAAGGAACATCACGCACGAAAAACGACGATGGAGGAGTATATAGAGTTTTTGAAGTTTCATGAGATAGATTACGATGAGCGTTACGTTTTTCATGAGCCGTTGTGA
- a CDS encoding Winged helix DNA-binding domain-containing protein: protein MNLDDFHKAFENKARLGIMSILMVRDAATFGELKDLLDMTDGNLATHLKAIEKEDFISVNKEFVNRKPQTTYAATKAGKVAFEAHLKVLEELIKNSL from the coding sequence ATGAATTTAGACGACTTTCATAAGGCATTTGAGAATAAGGCTCGCTTGGGTATCATGTCCATTCTGATGGTCCGTGACGCTGCAACTTTTGGTGAGCTAAAAGACCTGCTGGACATGACTGATGGCAACCTGGCAACCCATTTAAAGGCTATTGAAAAAGAGGATTTCATTTCAGTTAATAAGGAGTTTGTGAACCGTAAACCTCAAACAACTTATGCCGCTACGAAGGCTGGGAAAGTAGCTTTTGAAGCCCACCTTAAAGTCTTGGAAGAACTAATAAAGAACAGTTTGTAG
- a CDS encoding inner membrane protein, giving the protein MKNESPSFFRSKVAKGIYVGIFTLAMGIPLIFVSSLVKERQQRKSEVEKEVTNQWSNAQEIKSVFITIPFTENIQKESIVNGKKITTIEKVESRIYISPKSMNVVGKVDPEIRKLGIYEVVVYNSLFSISGEFEKIDLPNKSTRIYDEMKAQIIFGVEDIRGLQEELIVSFGEQKVSLENSDINGFLAQNVTLPTANTPYSFKLNIRGSKNLTFVPTAANTKIEINSKWSSPGFYGAFLPSHDIRKNGFKAEWAVLELNRNLSRVFYDLNNSSWQEYSFGVNLVETANNYHKNERAAKYGLLIIALTFLAFFFVEVLTDQKVNMIQYGLIGLALIIFYCLLLSISEYLLFNYAYLISSAMTVILIFLFSKSLLGSLKPALAVSGLIAILYTFIFTIIQLDDTALLIGSLGLFIILAFTMWISRKVKWES; this is encoded by the coding sequence ATGAAAAATGAGAGTCCGTCTTTTTTTAGGTCAAAAGTTGCCAAAGGCATCTATGTTGGAATATTTACCCTTGCAATGGGTATCCCACTTATTTTCGTTTCAAGTCTTGTAAAGGAAAGGCAGCAAAGAAAGTCTGAAGTTGAAAAGGAGGTAACGAATCAATGGAGTAACGCACAGGAGATTAAAAGCGTGTTTATTACTATACCATTTACCGAAAACATCCAAAAAGAATCAATTGTAAACGGTAAGAAAATAACTACGATTGAAAAAGTTGAAAGTAGAATTTATATTTCACCCAAATCTATGAATGTCGTAGGCAAAGTAGACCCCGAAATACGGAAACTTGGAATTTATGAAGTGGTAGTTTACAATTCATTATTCAGCATTTCTGGTGAGTTCGAAAAGATAGATTTACCTAATAAATCAACCCGCATTTATGACGAAATGAAAGCACAAATTATTTTCGGAGTGGAAGACATTCGTGGTTTACAGGAAGAATTAATTGTCAGTTTTGGTGAACAAAAGGTCTCTTTAGAAAATAGTGATATCAACGGATTTTTAGCTCAAAATGTCACGCTACCTACCGCAAACACACCTTATAGTTTCAAATTAAATATAAGAGGAAGTAAGAACTTAACATTCGTACCGACAGCCGCAAACACAAAAATAGAAATCAATTCAAAATGGAGTTCACCAGGGTTTTATGGTGCTTTTTTACCTAGTCATGATATTCGCAAAAACGGCTTTAAAGCAGAATGGGCAGTCTTGGAACTGAATAGAAACTTATCGAGAGTTTTCTATGATTTAAATAACAGCAGTTGGCAAGAATATAGCTTTGGTGTCAACCTTGTAGAAACTGCAAATAATTATCACAAAAACGAGCGAGCAGCTAAATATGGCTTGTTGATTATTGCATTGACTTTTTTAGCATTCTTTTTCGTAGAAGTACTAACTGATCAAAAAGTTAATATGATCCAATATGGACTCATCGGTCTGGCATTAATAATTTTCTACTGCCTACTCCTTTCTATTTCAGAGTACCTATTATTCAATTATGCTTATTTAATTAGTAGTGCAATGACCGTAATTTTAATCTTTCTATTTTCTAAAAGCCTACTCGGAAGCCTCAAGCCAGCATTAGCGGTTTCTGGCTTAATTGCCATCCTGTATACATTTATCTTTACAATAATACAGTTAGATGATACGGCATTGCTAATTGGTAGTCTAGGACTATTCATAATACTCGCTTTCACAATGTGGATATCACGAAAAGTAAAATGGGAGTCTTAG
- a CDS encoding Uncharacterized conserved protein, DUF1501 family, which translates to MKRRDFIKHASCGAMGAGTLLSTLTSLGSVNGAVKKETTSPPEDYKAIVCILLAGGMDSYNVLIPNGIGTNGDNGLAEYNAIRTDLAISNPLALNNPLANSFRGRLSPYQSFGVHPGMTGVRDLYNAGKLSFLSNIGTLVEPVADKTAYQNSATKLPLGIYSHADQIMQWQTSVPQSRDALGVGGRIADLLNASNQNEAISMNLSFAGRNIFQRGNNITEYSLSNDIDPNKVGFETLPNWGNTGLLTELRNNAIDSMANEVYANVLKNTLGTTTKTSIAAFELLSQALQKVPSIPQGSYPYPNSNLGRDLEAIAKMISVRQEIGAKKQIFFVTVGGWDMHDNLVTGLAGKLPDVSSALRAFYNATEQLGVQNNVTTYTISDFARTVTSNGQGSDHAWGGNMMVMGGSVNGGKIFGSYPKMNLDNNPHSVSFRGNFIPAISTDEMYAELALWYGVAPGQLPYVLPNLSNFYSYSSSNKPVGFMNY; encoded by the coding sequence ATGAAAAGAAGAGACTTTATCAAACATGCTTCATGTGGAGCAATGGGAGCTGGAACACTTTTAAGTACACTTACAAGCCTAGGTTCTGTAAACGGAGCAGTTAAAAAAGAAACCACATCTCCACCAGAAGACTACAAGGCAATTGTGTGTATTTTACTTGCAGGTGGGATGGACTCATACAACGTACTAATTCCTAATGGAATTGGTACAAATGGAGACAATGGCTTAGCAGAATATAACGCAATTAGAACTGACTTGGCTATTAGTAACCCTTTGGCACTCAACAATCCATTGGCAAATAGCTTCAGAGGTCGCTTAAGTCCTTATCAGTCATTTGGGGTACACCCAGGCATGACAGGTGTGAGAGATTTATACAATGCAGGAAAGCTCTCCTTTTTGTCCAATATAGGAACATTGGTAGAGCCGGTTGCGGATAAAACAGCATATCAAAATAGTGCCACCAAGCTGCCTTTGGGTATATATTCTCACGCAGATCAAATTATGCAATGGCAAACAAGTGTACCTCAAAGTAGAGATGCACTTGGAGTAGGAGGTCGAATTGCTGATTTATTGAATGCTTCAAATCAAAATGAAGCTATATCAATGAATCTTTCTTTTGCCGGAAGAAATATCTTTCAGCGTGGAAATAACATAACTGAATATTCGCTTAGCAATGATATTGACCCAAATAAGGTCGGATTCGAAACTTTACCCAACTGGGGAAATACTGGACTTCTCACTGAACTGAGAAATAATGCCATTGACTCTATGGCAAATGAAGTCTATGCAAATGTGCTCAAAAACACCCTTGGTACAACAACAAAAACATCAATTGCAGCATTCGAACTACTGAGTCAGGCTTTACAAAAAGTGCCATCAATTCCACAGGGAAGTTACCCTTACCCTAATTCAAATTTAGGTCGTGACCTTGAGGCAATCGCCAAAATGATCAGTGTAAGACAAGAGATTGGAGCAAAAAAACAAATCTTTTTCGTAACCGTAGGAGGTTGGGATATGCACGATAACTTGGTAACCGGATTGGCAGGAAAGCTACCAGATGTCTCCTCGGCATTGAGAGCATTTTATAATGCTACAGAACAACTAGGGGTACAAAATAACGTAACAACTTATACAATTTCAGATTTTGCGAGAACCGTAACATCAAATGGACAAGGGTCTGACCATGCTTGGGGTGGTAACATGATGGTAATGGGAGGAAGTGTAAATGGCGGTAAAATATTTGGTTCGTACCCAAAAATGAATCTCGATAACAATCCGCATAGTGTTTCTTTCAGAGGAAACTTTATTCCAGCTATCTCCACAGATGAAATGTATGCAGAGTTGGCACTTTGGTATGGGGTAGCTCCTGGCCAGTTGCCCTATGTATTACCCAACCTTTCTAATTTTTATTCTTACTCATCCAGCAACAAGCCAGTAGGCTTTATGAATTATTAA
- a CDS encoding Transposase, translating into MKKGVKKKPVFKDYDPYQLSLLPPSLNELIPENHVVRLVQRIIDEIDIDSLLQKYSGGGSSSFHPRMMLKIIIYGYISNIYSSRKIEEAVSSNIHFMWLAGMQRPDHNTINRFRTDRLKSVLKEVFGQVVLLMADQGLVDLKTVYVDGTKIEANANKYTFVWGKSIKRNTERIKEQLKDLWNYAEKVASEEMKDNSPTIFEKIDSQKVEQTIGQINQALKGKEVDPKVKQKLNYAKNNWPKNLKKYEVQQKLMGDRNSYSKTDPDATFMRMKDDHMLNGQLKAGYNWQISTCNQCILNYDIYQYANDVYTLPLHLETFKELYKKLPEEVVADAGYGSEENYQYLENNELEGYVKYNYFHKEQKAKGKIKPEDAFKSENLYYDSENDFFICPMGQKMEKVYEKTEKRKSGYQQQISFYQAKNCDNCPLKGACHKAKGNRLVQVNHNAKRLKDKARQKLLSPEGIKHRSQRPADVEAVFGNIKQNKNFRRFMLRGKEKVLIETGLLALAHNIQKMAS; encoded by the coding sequence ATGAAAAAAGGAGTCAAAAAGAAGCCTGTATTTAAGGATTATGATCCTTATCAGCTATCCCTTCTTCCTCCATCGTTAAATGAATTAATTCCCGAAAATCACGTGGTTCGATTGGTACAAAGAATCATAGATGAGATAGATATTGATTCATTATTGCAGAAGTATTCTGGAGGCGGAAGTTCATCATTTCATCCACGAATGATGTTAAAAATTATTATTTACGGCTATATCAGCAATATTTATTCCTCTCGAAAAATAGAAGAAGCCGTCAGTTCAAACATTCACTTCATGTGGCTTGCTGGCATGCAGCGACCAGACCATAATACAATAAACCGATTTAGAACGGATAGATTGAAGTCGGTATTGAAAGAGGTTTTTGGTCAAGTCGTTTTACTGATGGCAGATCAAGGACTGGTAGATTTAAAGACGGTTTATGTGGATGGAACCAAAATAGAGGCCAATGCCAATAAATACACTTTTGTATGGGGCAAGTCTATAAAGCGGAATACAGAAAGGATAAAAGAACAGCTTAAAGACCTTTGGAACTATGCCGAAAAGGTAGCCTCCGAGGAGATGAAAGATAACTCGCCCACTATTTTTGAAAAGATAGATTCTCAAAAAGTAGAACAGACTATCGGGCAAATCAATCAAGCCTTAAAAGGCAAAGAAGTAGATCCGAAAGTGAAGCAAAAGCTGAATTATGCAAAGAACAATTGGCCAAAGAATCTAAAGAAATACGAAGTTCAGCAAAAGCTGATGGGTGATCGAAACTCCTATTCCAAGACAGATCCAGATGCCACTTTTATGCGAATGAAAGACGACCACATGCTCAATGGTCAGCTAAAAGCGGGCTACAACTGGCAGATAAGTACTTGTAATCAATGTATTCTAAACTACGACATCTACCAATATGCCAACGATGTATATACCTTACCACTCCACCTAGAAACCTTCAAAGAGCTCTATAAAAAATTACCAGAAGAAGTGGTGGCCGATGCCGGCTATGGCTCGGAAGAAAACTATCAATATTTAGAGAACAATGAACTTGAGGGCTATGTGAAATACAATTACTTCCATAAAGAGCAAAAAGCCAAAGGGAAGATAAAGCCTGAAGATGCCTTCAAGTCAGAGAACCTGTATTACGATTCGGAGAACGACTTTTTTATCTGTCCGATGGGTCAAAAAATGGAGAAAGTCTATGAAAAAACAGAGAAAAGAAAATCTGGATACCAACAACAAATAAGCTTTTATCAAGCAAAAAACTGTGACAATTGCCCATTGAAAGGAGCCTGCCACAAAGCCAAAGGAAATCGACTTGTCCAAGTCAATCACAATGCAAAAAGATTAAAAGACAAAGCACGACAAAAGCTACTAAGTCCAGAGGGAATAAAACATCGCTCCCAAAGGCCAGCAGATGTGGAAGCAGTCTTTGGAAACATCAAGCAAAACAAAAACTTCAGAAGATTTATGTTAAGAGGAAAAGAAAAAGTCCTCATCGAAACGGGCTTGCTCGCCCTTGCACACAATATCCAAAAAATGGCTTCATAA
- a CDS encoding Uncharacterized conserved protein, DUF1800 family yields the protein MRIPLLFSCILLNLNAFCQSPTTFGKGNIEGVSVTSSSNSTSGIETLLTTGYLPNDNAASRFLSQATFGADSTTIQQVKAIGIEPWLDQQLAMQPGFNFHQFIAQKHIEIRDSLRLKSPSATIELKDVFIGDEMFDLAWFQGAMTTPDQVRWRVSFALSEIFVTSRNSPFAENAYALGDYYDVLNEHAFGNYRSLIDSITYHPAMAIYLTYMNNHATDTTDGKQVFPDENYARELMQLFSIGLYELNIDGTEKKDVNGNSIPTYDNSDIAGLAKVFTGLSWQDSRYLGDRQTGDLRDLWYTKRLKFFPIDSSKLSRIVNGHEPGAKFFLGQMIPNRPVAQGEQDIQDALNIIFNHPNVGPFMALRLIQRLVTSNPTPAYVARVATVFNNNGYGVRGDLRAVVRAILLDNEARECCNGLEPYKGHLKEPFVRYMNLVKGLNLTSTTGRFRNRMTEVYNQTDQKPLASPSVFNFFHTDYQPDNSYTENNKYAPEFEILNSQTLTGYLNALKEWLIDNDPVDYYGIFSQETYKPEERPGFDLEKYRYLAQDKYIPELLDKFNHIFAHGSLSPKSLEIIKNSLDQMTVRKYSDGSLDQTELDRKLRIAIFLIMSSPDYLINK from the coding sequence ATGAGAATACCTCTACTTTTCAGTTGCATACTGCTGAATCTTAATGCCTTCTGCCAATCACCAACAACCTTTGGGAAAGGAAATATTGAAGGCGTAAGTGTCACATCAAGTTCTAATTCTACATCAGGAATTGAGACCTTGCTCACCACTGGTTATTTGCCCAATGACAATGCTGCTTCACGCTTTTTATCTCAAGCAACATTTGGAGCTGACTCCACAACAATCCAACAAGTAAAAGCAATAGGAATTGAGCCGTGGCTTGATCAGCAATTGGCAATGCAACCTGGGTTCAATTTCCATCAGTTTATAGCTCAAAAACACATAGAAATTCGCGATTCTTTAAGGTTGAAGTCGCCATCTGCTACAATAGAATTGAAAGATGTTTTTATAGGAGACGAAATGTTTGACTTAGCTTGGTTTCAAGGTGCTATGACAACTCCAGACCAAGTTAGATGGCGTGTAAGCTTTGCACTCAGCGAAATTTTTGTCACTTCACGAAATTCTCCATTTGCCGAAAACGCATATGCATTGGGTGATTATTACGATGTGCTCAATGAGCACGCTTTTGGCAACTATCGCTCCCTTATTGATAGTATTACATATCATCCAGCCATGGCGATTTATCTTACGTACATGAATAACCATGCTACCGACACAACCGACGGAAAGCAGGTTTTTCCAGATGAAAACTATGCCCGCGAATTAATGCAACTTTTTTCTATCGGTTTATATGAACTCAACATAGATGGAACAGAGAAAAAAGATGTAAACGGAAACAGTATTCCAACTTATGACAATAGTGACATAGCTGGTCTTGCGAAGGTGTTCACAGGCTTATCGTGGCAAGATTCCAGGTATTTAGGCGACCGACAAACAGGCGACTTAAGAGATTTATGGTATACCAAAAGGTTGAAATTTTTCCCAATTGATAGTAGCAAATTAAGTAGAATTGTCAATGGTCATGAGCCAGGTGCAAAATTCTTTTTGGGTCAAATGATTCCAAACCGACCAGTTGCACAAGGTGAACAGGACATTCAAGATGCCCTTAATATTATTTTTAATCACCCCAATGTTGGGCCGTTTATGGCACTTCGCCTTATTCAAAGGCTCGTAACATCAAACCCAACACCAGCATATGTTGCACGGGTCGCAACAGTATTCAACAACAATGGCTACGGAGTTAGAGGTGATCTTAGGGCCGTGGTAAGAGCAATATTACTTGACAACGAGGCGAGAGAATGTTGCAATGGATTGGAACCATACAAAGGGCATTTGAAAGAGCCATTTGTGAGGTATATGAATTTAGTCAAAGGTTTAAACTTAACTTCAACTACCGGTAGGTTTAGAAACAGAATGACAGAGGTTTACAACCAAACCGATCAAAAGCCACTAGCTTCTCCTTCAGTATTTAACTTTTTTCATACAGACTATCAGCCTGACAACTCTTACACGGAAAATAACAAATACGCTCCTGAGTTCGAAATTCTGAACTCTCAAACACTCACAGGTTACCTAAATGCCCTTAAAGAGTGGTTGATTGATAATGACCCAGTGGACTACTATGGAATATTTAGTCAAGAAACTTATAAACCAGAAGAGAGGCCGGGTTTTGATTTAGAAAAATATAGGTACCTCGCACAAGACAAATATATTCCAGAGCTCCTGGACAAGTTCAATCATATTTTCGCCCATGGCAGCCTTTCGCCCAAGTCTTTAGAAATTATTAAAAACTCTTTGGATCAAATGACTGTCAGAAAATATAGCGATGGTTCACTTGACCAAACAGAACTTGACCGAAAGCTAAGAATCGCAATTTTCCTAATAATGTCTTCCCCAGACTACCTCATAAACAAGTAA